A stretch of the Lineus longissimus chromosome 10, tnLinLong1.2, whole genome shotgun sequence genome encodes the following:
- the LOC135495069 gene encoding nuclear apoptosis-inducing factor 1-like, with product MSSAKQKRKANFSETEKRVLLSDVEKYYSIINGKFGDSVTMQRKNETWKKITDHVNAASTCLRTVDEIKKKWEDLKTRTKRKATGIKKTVNETGNVPLKDTPVEQLTDVENRIVGLLGVIRTQGIDGGIDTDVPKDKPVARKPTTLVQENEEDTDDETQDMFDSAVTEDDYDLLAQSHRPRSTSTATSKRQRTPSPIPSTSARNKRTTGHAGTTVVSEQLLAIEKERLDVEKKRLQLEERRLDVEMRRLRIDEARWQQERDAATRHSTDEHRVKRPAVSHTCTTSDEFTNLSSF from the exons ATGTCTTCTGCCAAGCAGAAACGAAAGGCGAATTTTTCGGAAACAGAGAAAAGGGTGCTGTTGAGTGATGTTGAAAAATACTACTCCATAATAAACGGGAAGTTCGGTGATTCTGTGACTATGCAGAGGAAAAACGAAACGTGGAAAAAGATCACCGATCACGTAAATGCTGCATCGACATGTCTTCGGACTGTAGACGAAATTAAAAAGAAGTGGGAGGATCTTAAAACACGAACCAAGAGAAAAGCCACTGGTATTAAAAAGACTGTGAACGAAACTGGTAATGTGCCGTTAAAGGATACGCCTGTCGAACAACTAACGGACGTCGAGAACCGGATTGTCGGCCTGCTGGGGGTTATACGAACCCAGGGAATTGATGGTGGGATAGATACGGATGTACCAAAGGATAAACCAGTTGCCAGAAAGCCAACAACTCTGGTTCAAGAGAACGAGGAGGACACTGATGACGAAACTCAG GACATGTTTGACTCGGCGGTTACCGAAGACGATTATGACTTATTGGCTCAAAGTCATAGGCCACGGTCGACATCTACGGCTACATCCAAAAGACAGAGAACTCCGTCTCCCATCCCATCAACATCCGCCAGAAACAAAAGAACCACTGGTCATGCTGGTACTACAGTAGTATCGGAGCAATTGCTCGCAATTGAAAAGGAGCGGTTGGATGTCGAGAAAAAACGACTCCAGTTGGAGGAACGACGTCTTGACGTAGAGATGAGACGACTCCGTATTGACGAGGCACGCTGGCAACAAGAACGCGACGCGGCAACTCGTCATTCCACCGATGAGCACAGAGTGAAACGCCCTGCTGTTAGCCATACATGTACCACATCAGACGAGTTCACTAACTTATCATCTTTCTAA